The following coding sequences lie in one Eubacterium ventriosum genomic window:
- a CDS encoding WYL domain-containing protein: MLLFKKVASSFLLEIDLMTDVTINRAKAVTKEEVGLLELNDLFEYRMENPYMFTGKVERVRIRIDADQFTQVVDWFSDRFKVVGYDVDENKYFDIELKVNLNSFTFWVLQYSGCVEVLDRGKKGEKSYRNKIKETLKKALEKYEKDER, translated from the coding sequence ATGTTACTTTTCAAGAAAGTGGCATCCAGTTTTTTATTAGAAATTGATTTGATGACAGACGTTACAATTAATCGAGCGAAAGCTGTTACAAAAGAGGAAGTCGGACTTTTAGAATTAAATGATCTATTTGAATATAGAATGGAAAATCCGTATATGTTCACAGGTAAGGTTGAGAGAGTAAGAATACGTATAGATGCAGATCAATTCACACAGGTTGTGGATTGGTTCTCAGATCGCTTTAAGGTTGTAGGATACGATGTGGACGAAAACAAGTATTTTGATATAGAACTCAAAGTAAATCTCAATAGTTTTACTTTTTGGGTATTGCAATATAGCGGATGTGTAGAAGTTCTTGACAGAGGGAAAAAAGGCGAGAAATCCTATAGAAATAAGATTAAAGAAACATTGAAAAAAGCATTGGAAAAGTATGAGAAGGATGAGAGATGA
- a CDS encoding GNAT family N-acetyltransferase encodes MNTGRKIETKRLNLLPGVNMRDSKPFLKMLREDGDFQGYCEEACKAVIKQIFGEGLSADHNQITVDRLYATILAENTPAVELLKKIGFHGDNPEDGPILVMQEFLDEDKEINICSVIKMIYEEKSMCT; translated from the coding sequence ATGAATACAGGAAGAAAAATTGAAACAAAAAGATTAAACTTATTGCCAGGAGTTAATATGCGTGATTCCAAGCCATTTTTGAAAATGTTACGAGAAGATGGTGATTTTCAAGGATATTGTGAAGAAGCTTGTAAAGCAGTAATAAAACAAATATTTGGAGAAGGACTATCGGCAGATCATAATCAAATCACGGTAGATAGATTGTATGCAACGATACTTGCAGAGAATACACCAGCAGTAGAATTGTTGAAAAAGATTGGATTTCACGGAGATAATCCAGAAGATGGACCGATTTTAGTAATGCAAGAATTTTTGGATGAAGATAAGGAAATTAATATATGTTCCGTTATTAAGATGATCTATGAAGAGAAATCAATGTGTACATAA
- a CDS encoding transposase, whose amino-acid sequence MSVRYSEDFKKEVVKAYMVGDKSIHQLAVEFNVAKSSVSKWANEYREECLYTTDTTSESNDAKEIRRLNQLLNEKDTKREHHKRLEHIFELIKYVYYNNKRVIGYRAMRIFIKRYGYELSNTTMYKYMNKELNLCAVIMHSKLGYKTGKKNKIFDNLLNQNFTVDCKNKKCLTSTIGLSPMC is encoded by the coding sequence ATGTCAGTACGTTACAGCGAAGACTTCAAAAAAGAAGTCGTTAAAGCCTATATGGTAGGCGACAAATCAATACATCAACTTGCTGTTGAATTTAATGTTGCAAAAAGTTCCGTTAGCAAGTGGGCTAATGAATACAGGGAAGAATGCCTTTATACCACCGATACAACATCCGAGTCTAATGACGCAAAGGAAATACGAAGATTAAATCAGCTTCTTAACGAAAAAGATACCAAGCGTGAACATCACAAACGTTTGGAACACATTTTTGAACTTATAAAATATGTATACTATAATAATAAACGTGTTATAGGCTATAGGGCTATGCGTATTTTCATCAAACGTTATGGCTATGAATTAAGCAATACCACTATGTACAAATACATGAATAAAGAATTAAATTTATGTGCCGTAATCATGCATTCTAAACTGGGATACAAGACTGGAAAAAAGAATAAAATCTTTGACAATCTCTTAAATCAAAATTTTACTGTCGACTGCAAAAATAAAAAATGCTTGACCAGTACAATCGGGCTTTCCCCGATGTGTTAA